In Dioscorea cayenensis subsp. rotundata cultivar TDr96_F1 unplaced genomic scaffold, TDr96_F1_v2_PseudoChromosome.rev07_lg8_w22 25.fasta BLBR01000432.1, whole genome shotgun sequence, a genomic segment contains:
- the LOC120254383 gene encoding spore wall protein 1-like, giving the protein MSSTFPNFSSEEGGRSFLKDVSDSIVETTSTFSPTLTGGTAGGDSFAGSEQEGNGQDDTSPEWEGTGDGGAGPEGEEIGEDGAGPEGEGSWNEGSGVEGEGGGDSGLVAEERGSGDGAAGADGEAGGDCLAGSEREGRGDGDVGQSDEVGPFL; this is encoded by the coding sequence ATGTCCTCCACGTTTCCTAACTTCTCATCTGAAGAAGGGGGCAGATCATTTCTCAAGGATGTTAGTGATTCAATTGTAGAGACCACATCGACATTTTCGCCGACATTGACTGGTGGTACAGCGGGTGGAGATAGCTTCGCCGGTTCAGAGCAGGAAGGAAATGGACAAGATGACACCAGTCCAGAGTGGGAAGGGACAGGGGATGGTGGCGCGGGTCCGGAGGGGGAGGAGATTGGGGAAGATGGTGCGGGTCCGGAGGGCGAAGGGAGTTGGAATGAAGGATCGGGTGTGGAGGGGGAAGGGGGTGGGGATAGTGGCTTGGTTGCGGAGGAGCGAGGGAGTGGGGATGGCGCGGCAGGTGCAGATGGGGAAGCGGGTGGGGATTGCTTGGCTGGTTCGGAGAGGGAAGGGCGTGGGGATGGTGATGTGGGTCAGTCAGACGAAGTCGGTCCATTCCTATGA